A section of the Pseudorasbora parva isolate DD20220531a chromosome 2, ASM2467924v1, whole genome shotgun sequence genome encodes:
- the LOC137038390 gene encoding neurexophilin-1, with product MRSDHGFILLLLNGTACLLALGQEDTHLSSSSFPSSTSKSSSPADSSKTLGVLGSQGSISPLSRWVMHSRGRAANTSTMELPYRSPVPFSKQEFWEMLGSDFLKPDTDASGNSRVKRRPPIVKTGKFKKMFGWGDFYSNIKTVRLNLLITGKIVDHGNGTFSVYFRHNSTGQGNISVSLVPPVKAVEFDLERQSVVYPKDSKIFNCRIDYEKVDRSKRTSLCNYDPSKTCFQEQTQSHVSWICSKPFKVICIYISFYSTDYRLVQKVCPDYNYHNEMPYLPSG from the coding sequence CTGGCTCTAGGACAGGAAGATACCCACTTGTCGTCTTCTTCCTTCCCCTCGTCTACGTCGAAGTCCTCCTCCCCAGCCGACTCCTCCAAAACTCTGGGGGTTCTGGGCTCTCAGGGTTCGATTTCACCCCTGAGCCGCTGGGTCATGCACAGCCGTGGCAGAGCTGCCAACACATCCACAATGGAGCTGCCCTATCGTTCTCCTGTGCCCTTTTCCAAACAGGAATTTTGGGAAATGCTGGGTAGCGACTTCCTCAAACCTGACACGGACGCGTCAGGGAACTCCCGTGTCAAGCGCCGCCCCCCAATCGTCAAAACAGGCAAATTTAAGAAGATGTTCGGCTGGGGAGACTTCTACTCTAACATCAAGACGGTGCGCCTCAACCTGCTCATCACGGGTAAGATCGTGGATCATGGGAACGGCACCTTCAGCGTCTACTTCCGTCACAATTCCACCGGCCAGGGGAACATCTCAGTCAGCCTGGTACCTCCAGTGAAGGCTGTGGAGTTCGACTTGGAGCGCCAGAGCGTGGTCTACCCTAAAGACTCAAAGATCTTCAACTGCCGCATAGACTACGAGAAGGTGGACCGCAGCAAACGCACCTCGCTCTGCAACTACGACCCCTCCAAGACCTGCTTCCAGGAGCAGACACAAAGCCACGTTTCCTGGATCTGCTCCAAACCCTTTAAGGTCATTTGCATCTACATTTCATTCTACAGCACAGACTACCGACTGGTGCAGAAGGTCTGTCCAGACTATAACTACCACAACGAGATGCCCTACCTACCCTCAGGGTAG